Proteins from a genomic interval of uncultured Desulfuromusa sp.:
- a CDS encoding fibronectin type III domain-containing protein: MTVYRVPVSRSIGNSSVGQKCSVYRSNSAITDVTFDTVGTYELELVVDDGEYLSSDSVTVTVTAPDTEAPSIPQNLSGIGLSGTEISLTWSPSSDNVGVSGYTIYRDGIEIGSSATPSYNDTNLAAQTLYSYTVVSYDSAGNVSAESSAVEVTTPEESFQLDLRISNGSNDVEQLESGEILFNSSDLELVDDLTGGGNQTVGLRFTGVDIPYGAYITNAYLEFETDEAYSGATSLVVRVEDSDDAIAFSQTVNNVSSRLYAVPEVLWDNVEAWSAVNGHHQTPDLSSLLQSVVDRAGWDVGGAIVFAISGEVYAQQSLTRANQPQHLYFMWNIAWVSVSIRLRLSMPVPI, encoded by the coding sequence ATGACGGTTTACCGAGTGCCGGTGTCCAGATCGATTGGCAACAGCTCAGTGGGCCAGAAGTGCTCTGTTTACCGATCCAATTCCGCTATAACCGACGTCACTTTTGATACCGTTGGCACCTATGAATTAGAGCTGGTCGTAGATGATGGTGAATATCTCAGCAGCGATAGCGTCACAGTGACCGTCACTGCTCCCGATACAGAAGCCCCCTCGATACCTCAGAACCTTTCAGGTATTGGCCTTTCCGGAACAGAGATCAGCCTGACCTGGAGTCCCTCCAGTGACAACGTTGGAGTGAGTGGATATACAATCTATCGTGATGGTATCGAGATTGGCAGTTCAGCCACCCCGAGTTACAATGACACCAACCTGGCAGCTCAGACCTTGTATAGCTATACCGTTGTCAGTTATGACTCTGCCGGCAATGTATCAGCTGAAAGTTCAGCCGTCGAAGTGACAACCCCCGAAGAGAGTTTTCAACTTGATCTCCGGATCAGCAATGGGTCTAACGATGTTGAGCAGTTGGAGTCTGGAGAGATTTTGTTCAACAGTTCCGATTTGGAGCTGGTCGATGATTTGACCGGAGGCGGCAATCAGACCGTTGGTTTACGCTTTACCGGCGTGGATATTCCCTATGGGGCTTATATTACCAATGCCTATCTTGAGTTTGAGACCGATGAAGCATATAGCGGAGCGACATCACTGGTTGTTCGCGTAGAGGATAGTGATGATGCGATAGCATTCAGTCAGACGGTCAACAATGTTTCATCCCGGTTATATGCAGTACCAGAAGTTCTTTGGGATAATGTCGAGGCCTGGTCAGCAGTGAATGGACACCATCAGACTCCAGACTTATCGAGTTTGCTTCAATCTGTAGTAGACCGTGCTGGTTGGGATGTTGGTGGGGCAATAGTGTTTGCGATCAGTGGAGAAGTTTACGCACAGCAGAGTCTTACGAGGGCGAATCAGCCGCAGCACCTTTACTTCATGTGGAATATCGCATGGGTGAGCGTGTCAATCAGGCTCCGGTTGTCAATGCCGGTTCCGATTTAG